One Novosphingobium sp. G106 DNA segment encodes these proteins:
- a CDS encoding aldehyde dehydrogenase family protein: MRREEIFGPVLVVIPFKDDEDAIRIANDSEYGLSGSVVSGDELRAVRVAKRIRTGTVGVNGGMSMDVDLPFGGYKQSGLGKEWGLEGFEEYLEPRSRLN; this comes from the coding sequence TTGCGGCGTGAGGAAATCTTTGGTCCTGTTCTTGTAGTCATACCTTTCAAAGACGATGAAGACGCGATCCGTATCGCCAACGACAGCGAATACGGACTGTCTGGCAGTGTCGTGTCGGGCGACGAGCTCCGCGCGGTCCGCGTTGCCAAGCGCATCCGCACCGGCACGGTCGGTGTCAACGGCGGTATGTCGATGGATGTCGATCTCCCCTTCGGCGGATACAAGCAGAGCGGGCTTGGCAAGGAATGGGGCCTCGAAGGCTTCGAGGAATATCTCGAACC
- a CDS encoding aldehyde dehydrogenase family protein, with protein MSTIIGELAAEAGFPAGVLNVVSGKEPALLGEIPVTDPRVDVISFSPARLRCRRIMEIGGPTLKRLFLELGGKSAAIIFENAPNFAEAVGQSTFAITGARAARRSRDCWYRKPLRRSGDGAGTRL; from the coding sequence ATGAGCACGATCATCGGCGAACTCGCAGCCGAGGCCGGCTTCCCCGCGGGCGTGCTGAACGTGGTGAGCGGCAAGGAGCCGGCCCTGCTGGGTGAAATACCGGTTACCGATCCGCGCGTCGACGTGATTTCCTTCTCACCGGCTCGACTGCGGTGCCGCCGCATCATGGAGATAGGCGGCCCGACGCTCAAGCGCCTGTTCCTTGAGCTGGGCGGCAAGTCCGCAGCTATTATCTTCGAGAACGCCCCCAATTTCGCCGAGGCTGTGGGTCAGTCGACGTTTGCTATCACGGGGGCAAGGGCTGCGCGACGATCACGCGACTGTTGGTACCGAAAGCCGCTACGACGAAGCGGTGACGGTGCTGGAACACGCCTATGA